In the Blattabacterium sp. (Blattella germanica) str. Bge genome, AAGAAACCTCCGGTTTCTATTCAATTATTGAACATGATGAAAAAAGAAAAAGGATCTAAAGAATCTAATAGATCCAAAATTGGAAAAATCAGTTTAGATCAAATTAAAATGATTGCAAAAAATAAAATAGAAGATTTGAATTGTATTTCAATTCAGTCTGCTATATCTATGATTTCTGGAACCGCAAGATCTATGGGAATAGAAATAGAAACCTAAAAATATTCCATTTCATCATATGTCAAGAAAACTAACCAAAAACAGAAAAAAAATTTTAGAAAAAATTTCTAATAAAAAATATTCTTTGGAAGAAGCTGTTCTTCTTATCAAGGAAGTAACCTTTGTGAAGTTTGATGCCTCTATTGACATTTCTGTGCATCTTGGAATTGATGTTCGTTTACCCAATCAAATGGTTAGAGGAACGGTTAAATTACCTCATGGAACAGGAAAAAATGTTTGTATTTTAGCTTTAGTAGATAAAGAAAAGGAATCAGAATCTAAAGAAGCTGGTGCTGATTATGTTGGATTAGATTATATTGAAAAAATTAAATCTGGATGGACAAATGTTGATATTATTGTTGCTACTCCTTCTATTATGAATCAGTTAGGAACTATAGGAAAAATATTAGGACCCAAAGGCTTGATGCCAAATCCTAAAATGGATACTGTTTCTAAAAATCCAGGTAAGTCTATCAAAGAGATTAAATCTGGGAGAATTTCTTTTAAAGCAGATCGTTATGGAATTGTTCATGCTTCAATAGGAAGAGTTTCTTTTTCAAATCAATATTTACTGAATAACATAAAAGAATTTATGATGACAATTATTCGAAACAAACCTTCTACTTCCAAAGGTGTTTATATTAAGAGTATTCATTTATCTGCCACTATGAGCAATAGTATTCCATTG is a window encoding:
- the rplA gene encoding 50S ribosomal protein L1 — translated: MSRKLTKNRKKILEKISNKKYSLEEAVLLIKEVTFVKFDASIDISVHLGIDVRLPNQMVRGTVKLPHGTGKNVCILALVDKEKESESKEAGADYVGLDYIEKIKSGWTNVDIIVATPSIMNQLGTIGKILGPKGLMPNPKMDTVSKNPGKSIKEIKSGRISFKADRYGIVHASIGRVSFSNQYLLNNIKEFMMTIIRNKPSTSKGVYIKSIHLSATMSNSIPLDSKSFLNT